A part of Gramella sp. MAR_2010_147 genomic DNA contains:
- a CDS encoding trypsin-like peptidase domain-containing protein, translated as MKKIASLLFVSVLGGALTLGSYKLFFEDESEQFLPQDNTHSSFIPVTKSPAYGTNADFTEAAEKTVHAVVHVKNVAVFKGGPRSIWEYTPYGDNGGRALQGAGSGVIITPDGYIVTNNHVIDGASEIEVTLNNNKTYKAEVIGSDPISDIALIKVDAQEELEYIPFGNSNNLELGEWVLAVGNPFNLKSTVTAGIISAKARDLNVRDSSPQSFIQTDAAINPGNSGGALVNINGELIGINTAISSPSGSYIGYAFAVPSNNARKIVEDIMEYGDVQQGILGIRGRSINNDIIREFDLNTSQGVMVAEVTPGGGAEKSGIQQNDIIKRIDNIQINKFSDLTGYINSKRPGDEVTVKLMRDGREKEVSVKLTKLSTLAIPILGLEVANATSEELKAYSAPNGVRINRSLSEDLPSADLVGGIIAEINNQKVTSIRDVEEIMQSRTRSNSIVITYYNQKGEKQRMIWR; from the coding sequence ATGAAAAAAATAGCAAGCCTACTTTTTGTTTCTGTCCTTGGGGGAGCATTAACTTTAGGAAGTTACAAACTGTTCTTTGAAGATGAGTCTGAGCAATTTTTACCTCAGGATAACACTCATAGCTCTTTTATCCCTGTTACTAAATCCCCGGCGTATGGAACCAATGCCGATTTTACTGAGGCTGCCGAAAAGACAGTTCATGCGGTAGTTCACGTTAAAAATGTAGCTGTTTTTAAAGGAGGCCCGCGTAGCATCTGGGAATACACCCCTTATGGAGATAATGGCGGTAGAGCTCTCCAGGGAGCTGGTTCTGGAGTAATAATCACTCCAGACGGTTATATCGTCACCAATAATCATGTTATAGATGGCGCTTCTGAAATTGAAGTGACACTTAACAACAATAAAACCTACAAAGCTGAAGTAATTGGAAGTGATCCCATCTCTGATATCGCTCTTATAAAAGTAGATGCGCAGGAAGAACTGGAATATATTCCTTTTGGCAACTCAAATAATCTGGAATTAGGTGAATGGGTACTGGCTGTTGGAAATCCATTTAATTTAAAATCTACCGTTACTGCCGGCATTATAAGCGCAAAGGCCCGAGATCTTAATGTTCGCGATAGCTCGCCACAATCGTTTATTCAAACCGATGCGGCTATTAATCCCGGAAATAGCGGAGGTGCTCTGGTAAACATCAATGGTGAGCTTATAGGGATTAATACTGCCATTAGCTCTCCTAGCGGAAGTTATATTGGCTATGCTTTTGCAGTCCCTTCTAATAACGCCCGTAAGATTGTAGAAGATATTATGGAGTATGGCGATGTACAACAGGGAATCTTAGGTATTCGCGGCAGAAGTATTAACAATGACATTATAAGAGAATTTGACCTTAACACTTCACAGGGTGTTATGGTAGCAGAAGTTACTCCCGGAGGAGGAGCAGAAAAATCTGGGATTCAGCAAAATGATATTATTAAAAGAATCGATAATATCCAGATCAATAAATTTTCAGATCTTACAGGATACATCAATTCAAAAAGACCTGGAGACGAAGTGACGGTGAAGTTAATGCGCGATGGCAGAGAAAAAGAAGTGAGTGTAAAACTAACCAAACTGAGTACACTGGCGATCCCGATACTGGGACTGGAAGTTGCAAATGCTACCTCTGAAGAATTAAAGGCTTATAGCGCACCAAACGGGGTTCGAATTAACCGCAGTTTGAGTGAAGATCTTCCTTCGGCAGATCTAGTTGGCGGTATCATTGCTGAAATTAACAACCAGAAGGTTACTTCCATTCGTGATGTTGAAGAAATTATGCAGAGTAGAACAAGATCAAATTCTATTGTGATCACCTATTACAATCAAAAAGGTGAAAAACAAAGAATGATATGGAGATAA
- a CDS encoding glyceraldehyde-3-phosphate dehydrogenase yields the protein MDFNKVYEKELSFQADRRKATVEFINIVSDLWYDKSIELVLFRNQMINRNVSDILDLHEYAGEFVGKPISIFDSVEIAKAIQDLNLPPSKLDIGKLTYEYHLDGQPHSNAMAFVSNKLSDAKETETVTPKDVVLYGFGRIGRLVARELMTRTGKGNQLRLRAVVTRGKVDQSVLEKRASLLKSDSVHGPFSGTVNVDEKNSALIINGTTVHMISANQPEDIDYTKYGINGALIIDNTGAFRDKEALTRHLSSKGAAKVLLTAPGKGIPNIVHGVNQKEHNPDEIDIFSAASCTTNAITPVLKAVQDSLGVVHGHLETIHAYTNDQNLVDNMHSKYRRGRAAGLNMVITETGAGKAVSKALPVFEGKLTSNAIRVPVPNGSLAILNLEVEKETSLDDVNALLKKYALEGDLVEQIQYSIDNELVSSDIIGSSAPAIYDSNATIVSADGKNVILYIWYDNEYGYSHQVIRLAKYIAKVRRYTYY from the coding sequence ATGGACTTTAATAAAGTTTACGAAAAAGAACTTTCTTTTCAGGCAGATCGTCGAAAAGCGACCGTAGAATTTATCAATATCGTGAGCGATCTATGGTACGACAAATCTATTGAACTGGTGCTTTTTAGAAATCAGATGATCAATAGAAATGTAAGTGACATTTTAGATCTTCATGAATATGCAGGTGAATTTGTAGGAAAACCTATTTCTATTTTTGATTCTGTAGAAATTGCCAAAGCGATTCAAGACCTCAATTTGCCGCCTTCTAAACTTGACATTGGAAAACTAACCTATGAATATCATTTAGACGGGCAGCCTCACAGCAACGCTATGGCTTTCGTTTCTAATAAGCTTAGTGATGCCAAAGAAACTGAAACTGTTACTCCAAAAGACGTAGTCCTTTATGGATTTGGGCGTATTGGCAGACTGGTAGCGCGTGAGCTCATGACAAGAACCGGAAAAGGTAACCAGCTTAGACTGCGTGCAGTTGTTACAAGAGGAAAGGTTGACCAGAGTGTTTTAGAAAAAAGAGCTTCGCTTTTAAAGAGTGATTCTGTACATGGCCCCTTCAGTGGGACCGTAAATGTAGATGAGAAAAATTCAGCTTTGATCATCAACGGAACCACAGTACATATGATCTCTGCTAATCAGCCAGAAGATATTGATTATACAAAATATGGTATTAACGGTGCACTTATAATTGATAATACAGGAGCTTTTAGAGATAAAGAAGCGCTAACAAGACACCTTTCTTCAAAAGGAGCAGCGAAAGTATTACTTACCGCTCCTGGAAAAGGAATTCCCAATATTGTACATGGTGTAAATCAAAAAGAACACAATCCAGATGAAATAGATATTTTCTCAGCCGCTTCCTGTACTACCAACGCAATTACACCAGTTTTAAAAGCCGTTCAGGATTCTTTGGGTGTTGTTCACGGTCACCTGGAAACAATTCATGCATATACAAACGACCAAAACCTGGTAGATAATATGCATAGTAAATACAGAAGAGGGCGTGCCGCAGGATTAAATATGGTGATTACTGAAACGGGTGCCGGAAAAGCAGTTTCTAAAGCACTTCCTGTTTTTGAAGGAAAACTAACTTCCAATGCCATTAGAGTACCAGTACCAAATGGTTCTTTAGCAATTTTAAACCTGGAAGTTGAGAAAGAGACAAGTCTTGATGATGTAAATGCTTTACTTAAAAAGTATGCGCTGGAAGGAGATCTTGTAGAGCAAATTCAATATTCTATAGACAACGAATTAGTATCATCTGATATTATTGGCTCTTCAGCCCCGGCAATTTATGATAGTAACGCAACTATCGTATCTGCCGATGGCAAAAATGTGATATTATATATATGGTATGACAATGAATATGGGTATAGTCACCAGGTAATAAGACTCGCAAAATACATTGCGAAAGTAAGACGCTATACCTATTATTAG
- the trmD gene encoding tRNA (guanosine(37)-N1)-methyltransferase TrmD: protein MRIDIITVVPDILKSPFEASILQRAIKKGLVEIHLHNLRDYTTDNYQQVDDYQFGGGAGMVMMIEPIDKCITGLKAERNYDEVIYMTPDGATLNQKTANSLSLSENIIILCGHYKGVDQRVRDQFITKEISIGDYVLSGGELGAAVLCDSIIRLIPGVLGNETSALTDSFQDNLLAPPVYTRPAEYKGWQVPSILTSGNFPKIEEWRENKAYERTKKLRPDLLDDE, encoded by the coding sequence ATGCGCATTGATATAATTACGGTAGTTCCAGATATTCTAAAAAGTCCGTTTGAAGCTTCGATTCTACAAAGAGCCATCAAAAAAGGATTGGTAGAAATTCACCTACATAACTTACGTGACTATACTACTGACAATTACCAGCAAGTTGACGATTATCAATTTGGAGGCGGTGCAGGAATGGTGATGATGATCGAACCTATTGACAAATGTATCACAGGCTTAAAAGCGGAAAGAAATTACGATGAAGTGATTTATATGACACCAGATGGTGCAACTTTAAATCAGAAGACTGCCAATAGCTTAAGTCTTTCTGAAAATATCATTATCCTTTGTGGTCATTATAAAGGAGTAGATCAAAGGGTAAGAGATCAGTTTATCACAAAAGAGATCTCTATAGGTGATTACGTGCTTTCAGGAGGGGAACTTGGAGCCGCAGTTTTATGTGACTCGATTATAAGATTGATCCCCGGGGTGTTGGGAAATGAAACTTCAGCATTAACAGATTCTTTCCAGGATAATTTACTGGCGCCTCCGGTTTATACCAGACCTGCTGAATATAAAGGCTGGCAGGTACCATCTATACTTACCTCAGGAAATTTTCCGAAGATTGAAGAATGGCGCGAGAATAAGGCATATGAAAGAACTAAGAAACTACGACCAGACCTTTTAGATGATGAGTAA
- the rplS gene encoding 50S ribosomal protein L19: MESLVKYVQDEFVDRKDLPEFAAGDTITVYYEIKEGQKTRTQFFRGVVIQKRGTGSSQTFTIRKMSGTVGVERIFPVNLPAIQKIEINKKGSVRRARIFYFRGLTGKKARIKEAIRK; encoded by the coding sequence ATGGAATCGTTAGTAAAATACGTTCAGGACGAATTTGTAGACAGAAAAGATCTACCTGAATTTGCAGCAGGAGACACAATCACTGTTTATTACGAAATTAAAGAGGGACAGAAAACAAGAACTCAGTTCTTTAGAGGAGTTGTTATCCAGAAAAGAGGAACAGGTTCTTCTCAAACCTTTACTATTAGAAAAATGAGTGGTACAGTTGGAGTGGAAAGAATTTTCCCGGTTAATCTTCCTGCTATCCAGAAAATTGAGATCAATAAAAAAGGTAGCGTTAGAAGAGCTAGAATTTTCTACTTTAGAGGTCTTACTGGTAAGAAAGCTCGTATTAAAGAAGCGATTAGAAAGTAA
- a CDS encoding NADP-dependent isocitrate dehydrogenase, which translates to MSQKEKIIYTKTDEAPMLATYSFLPIIEAFTKAAGVSLETRDISLAGRILSQFPDYLNDDQKVKDDLAELGELAKKPEANIIKLPNISASVPQLKNAISELQSKGFAIPDYPDEPSNDKEKEIQSRYDKVKGSAVNPVLREGNSDRRAPKAVKNFAKKNPHRMGEWSSDSKTHVATMSEGDFRSNEKSLTLSSDDTLKIEFTSENGDKKVLKDNLKVLNGEVVDASVMSKKALLDFLRKEVKDAKEKDVLFSLHMKATMMKVSDPIIFGHAVEVFFEDVFEKYGEELEKAGADQNSGLGDVLNAIENLPEDKKKEIKNAISKDLKDGPDIAMVNSDEGITNLHVPSDVIIDASMPAMIRTSGQMWNAEGKTQDTKAVIPDSSYAGLYQATIDFCKEHGAFDPTTMGTVPNVGLMAQKAEEYGSHDKTFEISGNGTVKVINSKGDTLLEHNVEKGDIWRMCQVKDAPVQDWIKLAISRARATKMPAVFWLDKNRAHDAELIKKVDKYLPNHDTSGLEIKIMAPTEATKYTLERVKDGKDTISVTGNVLRDYLTDLFPILELGTSAKMLSIVPLMNGGGLFETGAGGSAPKHVQQFVKEGHLRWDSLGEFLALAVSLEHLGNKYDNAKALTLSEALDEATERFLNEGRSPSRKVNELDNRGSHFYLALYWAEALSTQTSSKDLNIYFGKIARMMEDNQEKILQDLLDAQGSPVDIGGYYEPNEELTKKAMRPSTKLNEILATNA; encoded by the coding sequence ATGTCACAAAAAGAAAAAATAATTTATACCAAAACAGATGAAGCTCCAATGCTGGCAACTTATTCTTTCCTGCCAATTATTGAAGCTTTTACCAAAGCTGCAGGCGTAAGTCTTGAAACCCGTGATATTTCATTAGCCGGTAGAATCCTATCCCAGTTTCCAGATTATCTAAATGATGATCAAAAAGTTAAAGATGATCTCGCTGAACTTGGAGAACTGGCAAAAAAACCAGAAGCTAATATTATAAAACTTCCAAACATTAGCGCTTCTGTTCCTCAGCTTAAGAATGCAATATCAGAATTACAATCTAAAGGTTTCGCTATTCCAGATTACCCGGATGAGCCATCAAATGATAAGGAAAAAGAAATTCAGTCTCGTTACGACAAAGTAAAGGGCAGTGCTGTGAATCCGGTTCTTAGAGAAGGAAATTCAGATAGAAGAGCCCCAAAAGCGGTTAAAAACTTCGCGAAGAAAAACCCACATAGAATGGGTGAATGGAGTTCAGATTCCAAAACACACGTGGCTACGATGAGCGAAGGGGATTTTAGATCTAACGAAAAATCTTTAACTCTTAGTAGTGATGATACTTTGAAGATCGAATTTACTTCAGAAAACGGAGACAAGAAAGTTCTTAAAGACAATTTAAAAGTATTGAATGGAGAAGTGGTTGACGCCAGTGTAATGAGCAAAAAAGCACTTCTTGATTTTCTTCGTAAGGAAGTGAAAGACGCAAAAGAGAAAGATGTTCTTTTTTCTCTGCATATGAAAGCCACAATGATGAAGGTTTCAGACCCTATCATTTTTGGACATGCGGTTGAAGTTTTCTTTGAAGATGTTTTTGAGAAATATGGCGAAGAGCTGGAAAAAGCTGGAGCTGATCAAAATAGCGGACTTGGAGATGTGCTGAATGCCATTGAAAACCTCCCAGAAGATAAAAAGAAAGAGATTAAAAATGCGATCTCGAAAGATCTTAAGGATGGCCCGGATATCGCCATGGTTAACTCAGACGAAGGCATTACGAATCTTCATGTACCTAGTGATGTGATCATAGATGCTTCTATGCCAGCAATGATTAGAACTTCAGGTCAAATGTGGAATGCTGAAGGTAAAACCCAGGATACCAAAGCTGTGATACCAGACAGTTCTTACGCAGGACTTTATCAGGCAACCATAGATTTTTGCAAGGAACATGGAGCATTTGATCCTACTACCATGGGAACCGTTCCCAATGTTGGATTGATGGCTCAAAAAGCAGAAGAATATGGATCTCACGATAAAACCTTTGAAATTTCAGGAAACGGAACCGTAAAAGTGATCAATTCAAAAGGAGATACTCTTCTTGAGCACAATGTGGAAAAAGGGGATATCTGGAGAATGTGCCAGGTAAAAGACGCGCCTGTTCAGGACTGGATCAAATTGGCTATTTCAAGAGCACGAGCTACTAAAATGCCTGCTGTTTTCTGGCTTGATAAAAATAGAGCTCACGACGCTGAATTAATCAAAAAGGTAGATAAGTACTTACCAAACCATGATACCAGTGGTTTAGAGATCAAGATCATGGCTCCTACAGAAGCTACAAAATATACTTTAGAAAGAGTGAAGGACGGAAAAGATACCATTTCAGTAACCGGAAATGTACTGAGAGATTATCTAACTGACCTCTTCCCTATTTTAGAACTGGGAACCAGTGCAAAAATGCTTTCTATTGTACCATTAATGAATGGTGGTGGATTGTTTGAAACTGGTGCAGGTGGTTCTGCTCCAAAACACGTTCAGCAATTTGTGAAAGAAGGACATTTGCGATGGGATTCTCTTGGTGAATTCCTTGCACTTGCTGTTTCTCTGGAACATTTAGGAAACAAGTATGATAATGCAAAAGCCTTAACACTTTCAGAAGCTCTTGACGAGGCGACCGAAAGATTCCTGAATGAAGGTAGATCACCTTCCAGAAAAGTGAACGAGCTGGACAACAGGGGAAGTCATTTTTATCTTGCACTATATTGGGCTGAAGCGCTTTCAACTCAAACCAGTAGTAAAGATCTAAATATCTATTTCGGGAAAATTGCCAGAATGATGGAAGATAATCAGGAGAAAATTCTTCAGGATCTTTTAGATGCCCAGGGATCTCCAGTAGATATAGGAGGATACTATGAACCAAATGAAGAGCTTACAAAAAAAGCAATGCGTCCTAGCACAAAATTAAATGAGATATTGGCTACAAATGCCTGA
- a CDS encoding DEAD/DEAH box helicase: MSFKKLNPLLKEAIQELGYETPTTFQNKILPKIKSGADLYCFAPAGSGKTTAMIIGVIQKLNSEAFEDSPRALIYVKDKESALELEQKFKEFTGEMDLRIYCAYEEQNIDDQKDDIYYGVDIVIATPKRLSKLFSMTGIHLGQLQFFILEDAEFLSKPGLIDDVVRIPMSINKCQYLIFAEKMEPKMKRLQDMFMERAQVVKTAK; encoded by the coding sequence ATGTCATTTAAAAAATTAAATCCTCTACTTAAAGAGGCTATTCAAGAATTAGGATATGAAACACCAACCACTTTTCAGAATAAGATTTTACCTAAGATAAAAAGTGGAGCAGATCTCTATTGTTTTGCTCCGGCTGGAAGTGGTAAGACTACAGCCATGATCATTGGTGTTATTCAGAAATTAAATTCAGAAGCTTTTGAGGATTCACCCAGAGCACTTATTTATGTAAAAGATAAGGAGTCAGCCCTGGAATTAGAACAGAAGTTCAAAGAGTTTACCGGGGAAATGGACTTGCGTATTTACTGCGCCTATGAAGAGCAGAATATAGATGATCAAAAAGATGATATTTATTATGGAGTAGATATCGTTATTGCTACTCCTAAAAGGTTAAGTAAGTTGTTTTCCATGACAGGTATCCATTTAGGACAACTACAGTTTTTTATACTTGAAGATGCTGAATTTCTTTCTAAGCCGGGCCTTATAGATGATGTGGTAAGAATTCCTATGAGCATCAATAAATGCCAGTATCTTATATTTGCTGAAAAGATGGAGCCTAAAATGAAACGACTCCAGGATATGTTTATGGAAAGGGCGCAGGTGGTAAAAACAGCTAAATAA
- a CDS encoding multidrug effflux MFS transporter — translation MLPNTSERNKKQEYIILLVLGTMIALGPFSIDAYLPGFENIAKDFNTSISQIGITLTSYFIGISIGQLAYGPIMDKFGRKKPLLIGLLLYLLSALSCMYSPDLEWLIISRFFLAVGAAAGMVAAKAIVRDIFPVHEVAGAISVLMLIMGGAPIIAPTVGSFIIDSFGWKMIFLFLAVFSALMIISVSRFLPESIIPDRKVDLKPKQVAIKYFGILTHPKFSNFALSGSFAIGAMFAYISDAPKLFMGNYDLSQKEFGILFGINAGGLILGSQINRLFLRKYSTLQITLFNSVILVILSSLFLMNAIFEFGFVITVVLLFLILFLLGFQNPNTTALSLEPFEKKAGRASALIGSLKMILGALTSFIISLFHTPSSVPLAVILLTCLFISFLLLFRFSKNEKKSLSLSTP, via the coding sequence ATGCTTCCAAATACTTCAGAAAGAAATAAAAAGCAGGAATATATTATTCTTCTGGTTCTTGGAACCATGATCGCATTAGGACCGTTTTCAATAGACGCATATCTTCCGGGGTTTGAGAATATTGCCAAGGATTTCAATACCAGCATAAGCCAGATTGGAATTACTTTAACCAGTTATTTTATAGGGATTTCTATAGGACAATTAGCTTACGGACCGATAATGGATAAATTTGGCCGAAAAAAGCCATTACTAATTGGTCTTCTATTATATCTTCTATCAGCACTAAGTTGCATGTATTCCCCTGATTTGGAGTGGCTTATAATTTCAAGGTTCTTTTTAGCCGTAGGTGCAGCAGCGGGAATGGTGGCCGCAAAGGCCATTGTTCGCGATATTTTTCCGGTGCATGAAGTGGCAGGAGCCATTTCAGTATTGATGCTAATCATGGGCGGAGCTCCCATCATTGCCCCAACCGTAGGAAGCTTTATTATTGATTCTTTTGGATGGAAAATGATTTTTTTATTTCTGGCAGTCTTCTCTGCATTAATGATCATTAGTGTTTCCAGATTTTTACCCGAAAGTATTATTCCTGATAGAAAAGTAGATCTTAAACCGAAGCAAGTTGCTATTAAGTATTTTGGAATACTCACCCATCCTAAATTTTCAAATTTTGCCCTTTCCGGGAGCTTTGCGATTGGTGCCATGTTCGCTTATATTTCAGACGCTCCAAAACTTTTTATGGGCAACTATGATCTGAGTCAGAAGGAATTTGGAATATTATTCGGAATAAATGCCGGCGGACTTATACTGGGAAGCCAAATAAACCGACTGTTTCTAAGAAAATATTCTACATTACAGATCACACTTTTCAATAGTGTTATTCTTGTAATTCTTTCCAGCCTGTTTTTGATGAATGCGATTTTTGAATTTGGATTTGTTATTACGGTAGTTCTTCTATTTTTAATATTATTCTTATTAGGCTTTCAGAATCCCAATACAACGGCTTTATCACTGGAACCTTTTGAGAAAAAGGCAGGTCGTGCTTCGGCATTAATTGGTAGCTTAAAGATGATTCTTGGTGCCTTAACCTCATTTATCATAAGCCTGTTTCATACCCCATCATCTGTACCACTGGCAGTAATTCTTCTTACTTGCCTATTCATTAGCTTTTTACTTTTGTTTCGCTTTTCGAAGAATGAGAAGAAAAGTCTCAGTCTAAGTACCCCTTAG
- a CDS encoding TonB-dependent receptor, which yields MKIRYLVLLLFLYLIPSQVTAQELYTLNGNITDASSNETLIGVNVIFPEANTGVVTNDYGFYSIKLPEGEYKIQISYLGFQGVQKTILLNEDKKVNFQLQAAQESLEEVILTSDIEGLNIKKPEMSVNKLSIKTIQNLPVVFGEVDVVRSLLLLPGVSNAGEGSSGFNVRGGAVDQNLILLDEATIFNSSHLFGLFSVFNPDAIKDLKLYKGGIPAEYGGRVSSVLDIYQRDGNSKEFKMQGGIGAISSRLLAEGPIVKDKGSFLVGARSSYAHLFLKLTDNDNSAYFYDLNTKLSYKLDENNKLLFSGYFGRDVFNISQNFENTYGNTVLNLRWNHIFSDNIFTNLSVIYSDYYYGLNLNFVGFNWDSGIKNLNLKYDFNHYLNDNFQLKYGIHNTYYEFNPGEIEPINEDSGINYFKLTNKYALENAVYISAEHTFSNKFSAEYGLRLSNFFRLGQDGVNSYENDDPVTYDPERDIYREAEIIETKEISRSKVIKAYNNFEPRLAISYVLGKDQSLKASYNRMAQYLHLLSNTSSPTPLDVWAPSGQYIKPQMLDQYAIGYFRNFKDRIFSLEIESFYKQIENRIDYIDGANLIANNAIERIALNGESRAYGLELLLRKNTGKFTGWLAYTLSRSEQRTPGRTSLEPGINNGQWYYSNYDKTHDLSITSSYKLNEKWLLNANFIFQTGLATTFPTAQYQYQGITVPVYGERNGDRLSEYHRLDISATFTPETTEEKRFTSSWNFGIYNVYNRQNAYSISFRENADTNQNEAVRLSLFGIIPSVTYNFKF from the coding sequence TTGAAAATTCGCTATTTAGTCCTCTTACTTTTCCTTTACCTAATCCCTTCACAGGTTACTGCTCAGGAGCTATATACTCTTAACGGTAATATTACCGATGCTTCCAGTAATGAAACTTTGATAGGAGTAAATGTAATTTTTCCGGAGGCTAATACTGGTGTGGTTACTAATGATTATGGTTTCTACTCTATAAAGCTTCCTGAAGGAGAATATAAAATCCAGATTTCTTATTTAGGTTTCCAGGGTGTCCAAAAGACAATACTTCTTAACGAAGACAAAAAGGTGAATTTTCAGCTTCAGGCGGCACAGGAAAGTCTTGAGGAAGTAATTCTTACCAGCGACATTGAAGGTTTAAACATTAAAAAACCTGAAATGAGCGTAAATAAACTATCTATTAAAACCATTCAGAACTTGCCTGTAGTTTTTGGAGAAGTAGATGTGGTGAGATCACTTTTATTATTACCGGGTGTTTCTAATGCGGGTGAAGGTTCTTCCGGGTTTAATGTTCGCGGTGGTGCGGTAGATCAAAATTTAATTCTTCTAGATGAAGCTACTATTTTTAATTCTTCTCATCTATTCGGATTATTCTCTGTTTTCAATCCTGATGCTATCAAAGATCTGAAGCTGTATAAAGGTGGTATTCCTGCAGAATATGGCGGAAGAGTGTCTTCGGTCTTGGACATTTATCAAAGAGATGGAAATAGCAAGGAATTTAAAATGCAGGGTGGGATTGGTGCCATATCAAGCAGATTGCTGGCTGAAGGTCCAATTGTGAAAGACAAAGGTTCATTTTTGGTGGGTGCAAGAAGCTCTTATGCCCATTTATTTCTGAAATTAACAGATAATGATAATTCAGCCTATTTCTATGACCTAAATACCAAATTAAGCTATAAACTCGATGAGAATAATAAACTATTATTTTCTGGATACTTTGGAAGAGATGTTTTCAACATTAGTCAGAATTTTGAAAATACTTATGGAAATACGGTTTTAAACCTTCGTTGGAATCATATTTTTTCTGATAATATTTTCACCAATCTCTCTGTCATTTACAGCGACTATTATTATGGTTTAAACCTGAATTTTGTAGGATTTAATTGGGATAGTGGAATAAAGAACCTGAATCTTAAATATGATTTCAACCATTACCTCAATGATAATTTTCAGTTGAAGTATGGAATTCATAATACCTATTATGAATTTAATCCTGGAGAAATCGAACCTATTAATGAAGACTCTGGAATAAACTATTTCAAATTAACCAACAAATATGCGCTGGAAAATGCTGTCTATATTTCTGCAGAACATACATTCAGCAATAAATTTTCCGCCGAATATGGACTTAGATTAAGTAACTTTTTCCGTTTAGGACAGGATGGAGTCAATTCTTATGAAAATGATGACCCTGTAACCTATGATCCTGAAAGAGATATCTATAGGGAAGCTGAAATTATCGAAACCAAGGAAATTTCAAGAAGTAAGGTCATAAAAGCGTATAACAATTTTGAACCTCGTTTAGCCATTTCATATGTTTTGGGCAAAGACCAGTCTTTAAAAGCTAGTTATAATAGAATGGCTCAATATCTGCATCTTTTATCCAACACTAGCTCTCCTACTCCTTTAGATGTATGGGCGCCAAGCGGCCAGTATATTAAACCGCAGATGTTAGATCAATATGCTATTGGATACTTTCGAAATTTTAAAGACAGGATTTTTTCTCTTGAAATAGAAAGCTTTTATAAGCAGATAGAAAACAGGATAGATTATATAGATGGTGCTAATTTAATAGCTAATAATGCTATTGAAAGGATTGCTTTAAACGGTGAATCCAGAGCATACGGACTTGAACTTTTACTTCGAAAAAATACTGGGAAATTCACCGGCTGGCTGGCCTATACTCTTTCAAGGTCTGAACAGCGCACACCAGGACGTACGTCGCTTGAACCAGGAATAAATAATGGGCAATGGTATTATTCGAATTATGACAAAACACATGATCTAAGTATTACCAGTAGTTACAAGCTCAATGAAAAATGGCTTTTGAATGCGAATTTTATTTTTCAAACCGGACTTGCAACTACGTTCCCTACAGCCCAATATCAATATCAGGGAATTACCGTCCCGGTTTATGGAGAGAGAAATGGCGATAGATTATCTGAATATCATCGTTTAGATATTTCAGCAACTTTCACCCCTGAAACAACGGAAGAAAAAAGGTTCACATCTTCCTGGAACTTTGGAATCTATAATGTTTATAATAGACAAAATGCCTATTCAATTAGTTTTAGGGAAAATGCTGACACCAATCAAAATGAAGCTGTGAGATTATCTCTTTTCGGTATAATTCCATCAGTAACTTATAATTTTAAATTTTAG